Part of the Solwaraspora sp. WMMA2065 genome is shown below.
CTGAACGAGATCCGCGAACGCCTCGCGGCGGCGTGGCGAGCACGCCATCAGGCGGCTGATCACCGTACGGTGCTGGGTGCACTGCTGCCCGAGCTGTTGCGGGATTTACAGCGTGCGGCGCTGACGTACCAGGGCGACGAGCGACGGCAGGCGCAGGCGCTGCTGTCGCAGGTGCTGGGGCTGGCGCAGATGTTCCTGGCTTACCAGCCGGCGGCGGAACTCCTGTGGCGCGTCGCGGACCGTGCGATGGTCGCGGCTCAGGAGTCGGGGGATACCGAAGCATTGGCGTGCGCCGGTTGGTTTCTATGTCAGGTGCACCGGGATGCAGGAGACTGGGACACCGCTATGGCAGTGACGCTGGATGTCGTTTCGACATTGAAACCCCAGATGGCCGAGTCGAGCGCGAACTTGCTCGCGTTGTGGGGAGCGCTGAACTTCGAGGCCGCCTACACCGCCGCCCGTGCCGGCGAGGAGGGCCGTGCCTGGCGGTACTGGGACCGCGCCGACCAGGTTGCTCAGCGACTTCCACAAGGCTTCTACCAGCAGCAGACGTCGTTTTCCCGGATCATCATGGGCGTGCATGCGGTGACGGTGGCCGTGGAGCTGCAGAAGTCCGGCGAGGCGGTGCGGCAGTCACGACGAATCGATCCTGCGGCAATCCCGTCGCGGCCCCGTCGAGCCCGACATCTGATCGAGGTAGCCCGTGGCCATCACGGCAAGGGCCACACCGAGGCGGCTGTGGCAACTCTGCGGCAGGCGTACGAGTCGGCGCCGGAGACGATTCGCTTCAACGGCTACGCCCGGCAGATCACCCTCGACCTGCTCGACGGGCCACGGGCGATGCGGGATGAGGCCCGTGACCTTGCGCTGAAGGTTGGCTTGCTCGCGTAGCTCGCCGTGAGCGCCGGCAATCACGACGAGCGGTGTTGACTGCGGCGACGCGGTACCAGGTACCGTCTGGCATGGCGGCGCGCCGGGAGGTAGAGGCCCCGACCGCGCCGCCGCCCAGCCTCTACCTGGGGAGACATCATGGATACGTTCGGATCACGGCTGCGGACATTTCGCGAACGCAGCGGTAAGACCCGGGCCGTGCTCGGCGGCCTCGTCGGCCGTAGTGCCGAGTGGGTCAAGGCCCTCGAATCCGGTCGGTTGCTTACCCCCCGGCTGCCGATGCTGCTGCGGCTCGCGGAAGTCCTGGACATCGACGACCTGTCCGTGCTGACGGGAGATCAGTCTCTTCCTGTAGCCTCAGTCACCCGTGCCGGCCACCCCGCCATCGACAGCATTGCTGCGGCAATGCACCGAACCACCCTTCCGGTCGGTGATCCGTTGGCGGCCGCTGCCCTTCGTGCTCGGGTGGACCAGGCGTGGATCGCCTGGCATCACGCCAGTGCTGAGCGGACTGCGGTTGCCGCGCTGCTGCCCAGGCTCCTTGTCGATGCCCGGCTCGCGGCACGTCTTCTCGACGGCGCCGATCGTCGACAGGCTGCGACCGAACTGGCTCGGGTCTACCATCTGGTGCAGTTGTACGCGGCGCACCAGCCACAGCCACAGCTGGTCTGGTTGGCGGCCGACCGGGCGATGCTGGCTGCCCAGGATGCGGACGACCCTGGCGCGATAGCTGCTGCCGCCTGGTATTACGCCCACGTGTATCGCTCCGATGGGCAGCCCGACGCCGCCGAGCAGGTGCTCGTGGACGCTCTCGATCTGTTGGACGGCAGCGGTGGTGACGATCAACTAGCCAGGTGGGGACAGTTGCAGCTGGGCTTGGCCCTGGGCCATGCGCGAGCCGGCCGGGCAGGGCAGGCCTGGCGCTACTGGGATTCGGCGGATTCCGTCGCACGTCGGCTGGGTACCGGGTACGTGCACCCGTGGTTGATGTTCGGTTCGGTGGTCGTCGACGCTTTCGGGGTGACTATCGGAATCGACCTTGCACGCCCGGGCGAGGCGGTGCGCCGGGCGACGGGGGTCGATTACTCGGCTTTACCGTCACGGACCCGGCGGTCCGGTGGACTGATCGACGCCGCTCGGGCGCATCTGATGCGACGGGACGAGGTAGCGGTGGTGCATCTTCTGGGCCGGGCCCTGCGCGAGTCGGTAGAAACTGTCCGCCACCAGCCGCACGCCCGGGGCATGGCCATGGAATTGGTAGGGCGAACCGGCGTGGTGGGCGAGGACGCCCGGGAACTCGCGCTGGCGATGGGAATCGATTGGTAGTTGTACCTGGGGTACAGATTGTCCCTCTTGGATGACCGGCCTGCTCATAGCGTGGTGTGTGGGCCCGACGCCGTACCCGCGATCGCCCTTTTCGCGCGTCGGGCCCGCCTAGCGGCGGCGGCCCAGGGCCGACACGGAGAGCCACCCCGGGTCGCCGCCCTCCACACGCCATGAGGGGGACATCGTGCTCGGAAAATGGTTTCAGCGGCCGGACGTCGTGATCGACGTGGTCTACCCGGTGCCGGGTCGTCGCCGGTACGCCGACCGGTGCGCGCCGCCGGACCGGCGGCCCGCCACCCGTACCGATCGGGCGGAGCGCCGTGGCGGTAACGCCGGCCGGCACTACCTGCCGTGACCGGGCCGGAGCCTTCCCGACCGCCGGAGCCGCTGCGGCCGCCCGGGTCGCATGAGCCGGCGCATGAGCCGTGTCGGCCTGCGTGGACGTGCGCGGTGTGCCCGGACGGCACGCCGTGGCCGTGTTCCCCGGCGCGGGTGCAGCTGACCGAGGCGTACGCCGTCGACCCGATCGGTCTGGCGGCGGACCTGGCGGCGATGATGCCGCGCGCCGCCGACGAGGCCGGCATCGTCGACCCGGCGGAGCTGCACGAACGGTTCGTCTCGTGGACGTTCGCCGGCGCGGCCGCGCCGGCACCCGAGGTGAAGCGGCGGTGACGGTCGACGGTGGCGCCGTACGGGTCCGTGACGACCTGCCGATCGGTCGCCGGGTGGCGCAGTGGCGGGCCCGGCGGCGGATGACCCAGCAGGTGTTCGCCGACCGGATCGGCAAGTCGAAAAGCTGGGTCGACAAGGTCGAACGCGGTGCCCGCCGGTTGGACAGGTTCTCGGTGATCCACCAGATCGCCGAGGTGCTGCGGGTCGACCCGGCCGAACTCGTCGGCGCGGCCGGGTCGACGACCCCGCCACCGGGAGTCGGTTCGGCGGCGCCCGGGGTGGAGGCGGTGCGCGCCGCCCTCGCCTGCTACGACATCTTCGGCGTTGCTGCCGTCGCCGACACCGGCACGGCACCGCCGGATGTCGGAGCGACCACCCGGCGGGTCGAGCATGCCTGGCTGGCGTACCGGCACGCCCACTACCCGCAGCTGCTGCGAATGCTGCCCGACCTGCTCACCGCCGCGCGGCGGCGGCACGCCGCCGACCCGGTCGGTGGCGCGCAACCGCTGGTGCAGGTGTACCGGATCGCCTCGTCGGTGCTGGTCAAGCTCGACGAAACCGACCTGGCCTGGTTGGCGGCCGACCGGGCGATGACGGTCGCGTCGACCGCCGGTGATCCGCTGCTGGCGGCGACGGCGGCGGTGCCGCTGGGGCAGACGCTGCGGGCGGTGGGCCACGGCAGGTTGGCGATGTCGGCGACGATCGCCGCCGCGCACCGACTCGACCCGGCCGGCCCGGCCGACGACGGTCCGCCGCCGCGGCTGTCGGTGTACGGCACGCTGCTGCTGCAGGCCGCGTTGGCCGCCGCCGAATGCGACGACGCCGCCGCCGTGCGGGAGCTGACCGGGCAGGCCGGAGACGTCGCTGACCAGATCGGCGACGGTCATGACCACCAGTGGAGCGGGTTCGGGCCGACGGCGGTCGAGCTGGCCCGGGTGGCGGCGGCCGCCGACCTCGGCGAGGCGGAAGAAGCGGTACGCCGGCATGCCGCGCTCGTGCGGCGTCCCGCCTGGCGCGGGTTGCCGGCCGAGCACCGGGCGGCGTACCTGGTCGACGTGGCGCGGGCGGCACTGCAGTCCGGTGACCTGGTCACGGCGGGCCGGTCGCTGGTCGACGCCGACCGGGTCGCGTCCGCCGAGGTCCGGCTGCGGCCGTCCGCCCGTACGGTGGTCGCCGAGGTCGCCCGGTGCGCGCCGTCGGCTGCCGGTGTGGCCGGGTTGGCCGCGACGCTCGGGCTGACCCGGTGAGGCTGTTGCACTCGTCCGGACCGCTGCTCTAGGGTCGCGCGGAAAGCGCTTGCCGACCCAGCGAGGAGGGCGCGTGCCGGCGACCAGTCCGAAGATCCACAGCGGCATGTGTTCCGTCACCCTGCGGCAGCAGCCGGCTTCGGCAGTGCTGGACGTCGCCGCACGGGCCGGCCTGCGTCGCGTCGAATGGGGCGCCGACGTGCACGTACCGCCGGGTGACACCCGCACCGCGACCTCGGTGCGCGACGCCGGCCTGGACCGGGGCGTCGGGGTCGCCTCCTACGGCTCCTACTTCCGGGCCGGCTCCGACCCGGACGAGGACTTTCCGGCCGTACTCGCCAGCGCGGTCGCGCTCGGCGCACCCCGGATCCGGATCTGGGCCGGCACGCTCGGCTCCGCGCAGGCCAGCGCCGACGAGCGCCGCGCGGTCGTGACCGCCACCCGGGCCGCCGCGCATCTGGCCGCCGACGCCGGCGTCACCCTCGCCTTCGAATACCACTCCGGCACGTTGACCGACACCGCCGAGTCGACGCTGCGGCTGCTCGCCGACGTCGACCATCCGGCGGTACGCACGTACTGGCAGCCGCCGCTCGACCTGCCCGACGCCGCCGCCGTCGACGACCTGCGGCAGGTGATGCCCTGGGTCGACGCGGTGCATGTCTTCTCCTGGTGGCCCGGCTACCAGCGGCTGCCGTTGACCGCCCGCGATCGACTCTGGCGCGACGTTCTCGCCGAGCTGCGCGGTACCGGCCGCGACTTTGACACCCTGCTGGAGTTCGTGATCGACGACGATCCCGACCGGGTCGCGATCGAAGCGGCGACGCTGACCCGACTGATCACAACGGACCGTCGTGCCGGCTGAGCCAGACCCGGCGGCAGCAGCGGCAACGGCCGGGCCCGGACCGCTCGCCCGTCGGTGGGCGGCGCTGGACCCGCAGCTGCGGACGGCAGCGCTCGGCCGGGCACGGCAGGTGTACGACATCGGCGGCACCGGCCGGGCGGCCTGGCCGCACGTCGACGACGTCACCGAGCGGGCCATCGTGGCCGCCGCCGAGGCCGACCGGGGCACCGCCTGGCCCCGACTGCTGCTGTCCGACTACGCCCGCTACTGGCGCGACGGGGTCCGGACAGCGTACGAGCAGCCCGCCGGTGGGCTGCGGCGGCGTACCGCCACAGCCGCGCTGGCCGCCGCGCTGCACGGCCAGCCCTACCTCGACGAGGCCGCCGACGGGCTGCTGCAGCTCTGCGAGCAGACCACCTGGTGCTGGGCCGCGCACGAGCAGTTTGCCGCCGACCGCCGGCACGTGGTGCCCGACGTCGACCGGCCGTACCTGGACCTCGGGGCCGCCGAGACGGTGGCCGTGCTTGCCTGGGCCGACCTGATCCTCGGCGCGACGCTCGACGAGCGCACCCCGGGGCTGCGCCAGCGGATCCGCCGGGAGACCCGCGCCCGGGTGATCGAGCCGTTCCTGGGCAGCCGTGACTGGCACTGGCTCGGCCTGGACGGGCACCTGCACAACTGGAACCCGTGGATCCACGGCCATCTGCTGGCCGCCGCGTTGTTCCTGGTCGACGACGCGGACATTCGGACCCAGGTGGTCGACCTTGTCGTCGACGGGCTCGACCGCTACCTCGGCTCGCTGCCCGCCGACGGCGGCTGCGACGAAGGGTACGCGTACTGGTGGAACGGCCCGGCCCGGCTGGCCGAAGCGCTCGACCTGCTCGACCGGGTCCTCGACGGGCGGTTGGATCCGTGGCGGTGGGCGCCGCTGCCGCAGCTGGCCCGCTACCCGCACCGGATGGCCCTCGGCGGCGGCTGGTACGTCAACGTCGGCGACGGCCCGGCCCGGCCGAGCGACGCGCAGCCGTGGCAGGTCCTGCACCGCTGGGGCCGGGCCACCGGCGACCGGCAGGTGATCGACTTCGCGGCCAGTCACCGTACCCTGGGCGAACCGGCCGTGACGGTCGCCGCCGGGCTGGGCCGGGCGGTACGCGGGCTGACGGATTCGCGGTGGTTCACCCAACCACCGACCGCTCCGCCGCTGCCGGTCACCACCTGGCTGCCCGACCTGCAACTACTGGTCAGCCGGGAACGGGCCGGCAGCTCGGCCGGGCTGACCGTCGCGGTCAAGGGTGGGCACAACGACGAGAACCACAACCACAACGACGTCGGCTCGTACCTCGTCGCCCTGGACGGGTGCCCGGTGCTGGTCGACCTCGGCCAGCCCACCTACACCGCGATCTCGTTCACCGACCGCCGGTACGAACAGTGGGTCACCCGCAGCCAGTGGCACAACCTGCCGGTCGTCGGCGGTCACGGTCAGGCCGCGGGCCGCGACTTCCGGGCGTCGGCGGTCGCCGTCGACACCGGTGCCGACGCCGACGCGCTGCGCCTCGACCTGGCTGGTGCCTACCCGCCGGAGGCCGGCTGTCGGTCCTGGCGGCGGCAGGTGCGGCTGGACCGACGCCGGTCGACGGTGACCGTCACCGAGCGGTGGCGCGTCGACGACCCGACCGGGCTGCGGCTGCACCACGTCCTCGCCGGCGAGCCGCTGGCCCACGTCGCCGGGCGGCTCGCCGTACGGGCCCTGGCCGGCGGGATCCTCATGCTGACCTGGGAACCGCAGCTCGGTGCCGGTCGGCTGGACCGGCAGCCGGTCGACGACCCGCTGCTGCGCGACGTCTGGGGCGACGCCGTGCACCGGCTGGTGCTCACCCTGCCGGCCCAGCGGACCGGCTCCGTCACCGTGACCGTCTCCGGAGGTCCCGAATGAACGCCGATGACCAGGCTGCCGAGGAGCAGATCGCCGACGACCGGCGGCTGTCCCCGTACACCGGTTACACCCGCGCGCACTGGGGGGCGGCCGCCGACCGGATGCTGCTGGCGCTGCGTCCGTACGCCTCGCCCGACCACGCCCGGATCGACCTGCCCGGCCGGCCGAGCGCCTACGGCCCGGACAGCGACTCGCTGGAGGCGTTCGCCCGGTCGTTCCTGCTGGCGGCGGTGCGGCTACGCGGCGAGGCCGGCGCCGACCCGCACGGGCTGGCCGACTGGTACGCCGCCGGGCTGCGCGCCGGCACCGACCCGACCTCGCCGACCGCCTGGCCCCGCCCCGACCGGCTGGACCAGGCCAAGGTCGAAGCCTGCTCGATCGCGCTCGGGCTGCACCTGACCCGCCCCTGGCTGTGGGACCGGCTCGACGAGGCGACCCGGCAGCGGACCGTCGACTGGCTCGGCAGCGTCGTCGGGCAGCGGTACCCGCCGATCAACTGGGTGTGGTTCCAGATCGTCGTGGAGACCTTCCTGCGCTCGGTCGGCGGCCCCTGGTCGACTGAGGACATCGAATCCGGGCTGCGGGTGCACGAGTCGCTGTACCGGGCCGACGGCTGGTACTCCGACGGACCGGAGCGGTCCTACGACCACTACGTCGGCTGGGCGTTGCACGTCTATCCGCTGCTCTGGGCCGACCAGGCCGGTGAGCTGTGCCCCGACGGGCTGCGTCAGGCGTGGCGTCAGCGGCTCGCGGCGTTCCTCGACGACGCGGTCCGGCTGATCGGGGCCGACGGGTCGCCGCTGATGCAGGGCCGCAGCCTGGCGTACCGGTTCGCGGCGGCCGCACCGCTGTGGGTCGGGGCGATGACCGGCGCGACCGAGGTGGCGCCGGGGGTGTTGCGCCGGGCGGCGAGCGGGATGCTGCGTCACTTTCACGACCACGGGGCACCGGACCGGCGTGGCCTGCTGCCCATCGGCTGGCACCATGAATGGCCGGCGATGGCCCAGTCGTACTCGGGGCCCGGGTCGCCGTACTGGGCGGCGAAGGGGATGCTGGGGCTGGCCCTGCCGGCCGATCATCCGGTGTGGACGGCGACCGAACAGCCGTTGCCGGTCGAGCGGGCGGACCTGCTGGTGGCGGTGCCGACGCCGGGCTGGCTGGTCACCGGCACCCGCCGTGACGGTGTGGTCCGGGTGGTCAACCACGGCACCGACCACTCGGTGCCCGGCGACGAGCGCGCCGACTCGCCGCTGTACGCCCGGCTCGGCTATTCGACGGCGACGATGCCGCCGCTGACCGGGGCCACCGTTGGCGACCCGTCGGACAATTCGGTCGCCGTCGTCGACGCGACGGGCCGGCGCAGTCACCGCAACGGGTTCGTGACGGTCGACTGCCGGCTGGTCGACGGGGTCGGTTGGGCGGTGTCGCGGGCCGACGCCCACTGGGTCGACACCGACGATGACGCCGGCCCGGACCACGGGTCCGGCCGGCGGGGCCGGCTGCGCCGGGGCCCGGTGGTGACGGTGGCCTCGGCGGTGCGCGGCCCGACCGAGGTGCGGCTGGCCCGGGTCGACTCCGCCGACGGTCTCGACGGCGGCACCGGGCTGGAGTTCAGCGGCTGGCCGGTCGCCGGTGACGTACCGCCGCCGGCGCGTACCGGCGACGACCCGCCGGTGTCCGTCGTGGCCGGTGCCGCGGTGACGTCCCGGCTGGTCGGCCTGACCGGCTTCGAGCATGCGCTGGTACGCCGCGAGCGGGGTACCTCGCCGCTGGGTGATCAGGTGGCGGTGCCGGTGTTGCGGACCGCCGCCGCGCCGACACCCGGCCGGGTGTACGTCGCCGCCGTGACCCTGACCGGCGCCGGGGGAGACCCGGCCGACGCGGCGGTGCCGGTGGTGACGGTGACGGCCGGCGGCGCGGGCGACTCGGTCGACATCCGCTGGCCGGACGGTCACGCCTCGACGCTGCTGCTGCCGGCCGCGCCGGGGTGAGCTCAGCGGGTCGGCCGGGGCGTGGACGAGTCACGGATCACCAGTTCGGGGGTGATCAGCACCCGTTGCACGGGGCGGCGTCGGCCCTCGACCAGCCGGGCCACCATCAGCTCGACCGCCACCCGGCCCACCTGGCTCTTCGGTGGGCGGACGGAACTGAGCGCCGGCTCGGCCAGGTGTGCCACCTCGTCGTCGTAGGAGACCAGGGCGAGCTGGTCGGGGATCGGCACGCCCTGCTCGGCGCAGTACTGCGCGACCGACATGGCGTCCGGGTCGCCGTGCACGATCAGCGCGGTGACGCCTTCGCGGCGGCACCGCCGCAGCACGTCGCCGATGATCCCCCGGTGCCCCGGGGAGTCCAACGCGACCGCCTCCCGGATGACCAGGTCGGCGGGCAGGCCGAGGTCCGCACAGGCCAGCGCCCAGCCCTGGGCGAGGTGGGCGGAGGTGGGGCTGCCCTTGGACAGCACCAGCCCGATCCGGCGGTGACCGTGTTCGTGCAGGTGCCGTACGGCCATCTCCAGGCCGAGGGCGTGGTCGCTGCGGACCCATTCGAGCTGGCGCAGGGTCGGGGTCCACCGGGGGGCCTGCCGTTCCACCAGGATCGTCGGCACCGGCAGGTTGCCGATCCAGGCGATCATGTCGGCGGTGCCGTCGGTGTCCAGGCTGGGTGCCAGCAGCAGACCCTGCACCTGCTGCGCGTCGATCAGCCGGGTGATCTGCCGGCGGTCCTCGGTCGGGTCGTAGCTCGACCCGCGCAGCTGGATGTGCACGCCGAGCGAGGCGGCGGCGCTGCGGGCGCCGGTGACGATCTGCGGCCAGTAGTAGTCCAGTGACGGCACGACCATGCCGATGGTGAACCGGGTCGGTGCCACCCGGGGCCGTCGCGGTGCGGGCCCGAGCTGGGTGGGCAGCGTGGCGCCACCGTGCACCCTGGTCAGCAGGTTGCTCTCGGCCAGGGCGGCGATGTCGCGCCGGACGGTCAGCTCGCTGACCCCGAGCA
Proteins encoded:
- a CDS encoding helix-turn-helix transcriptional regulator yields the protein MDPMPGLTFGQRLKVYRERSGKTRAVLGGLVGRSAEWVKAVESDRILPPRVHMLDRIARVLKVDVSVLVGELGGRSAVVNGPEHPALASVRDAVNRTALFNDVAPPPLNEIRERLAAAWRARHQAADHRTVLGALLPELLRDLQRAALTYQGDERRQAQALLSQVLGLAQMFLAYQPAAELLWRVADRAMVAAQESGDTEALACAGWFLCQVHRDAGDWDTAMAVTLDVVSTLKPQMAESSANLLALWGALNFEAAYTAARAGEEGRAWRYWDRADQVAQRLPQGFYQQQTSFSRIIMGVHAVTVAVELQKSGEAVRQSRRIDPAAIPSRPRRARHLIEVARGHHGKGHTEAAVATLRQAYESAPETIRFNGYARQITLDLLDGPRAMRDEARDLALKVGLLA
- a CDS encoding helix-turn-helix transcriptional regulator, with amino-acid sequence MDTFGSRLRTFRERSGKTRAVLGGLVGRSAEWVKALESGRLLTPRLPMLLRLAEVLDIDDLSVLTGDQSLPVASVTRAGHPAIDSIAAAMHRTTLPVGDPLAAAALRARVDQAWIAWHHASAERTAVAALLPRLLVDARLAARLLDGADRRQAATELARVYHLVQLYAAHQPQPQLVWLAADRAMLAAQDADDPGAIAAAAWYYAHVYRSDGQPDAAEQVLVDALDLLDGSGGDDQLARWGQLQLGLALGHARAGRAGQAWRYWDSADSVARRLGTGYVHPWLMFGSVVVDAFGVTIGIDLARPGEAVRRATGVDYSALPSRTRRSGGLIDAARAHLMRRDEVAVVHLLGRALRESVETVRHQPHARGMAMELVGRTGVVGEDARELALAMGIDW
- a CDS encoding helix-turn-helix domain-containing protein; this encodes MTVDGGAVRVRDDLPIGRRVAQWRARRRMTQQVFADRIGKSKSWVDKVERGARRLDRFSVIHQIAEVLRVDPAELVGAAGSTTPPPGVGSAAPGVEAVRAALACYDIFGVAAVADTGTAPPDVGATTRRVEHAWLAYRHAHYPQLLRMLPDLLTAARRRHAADPVGGAQPLVQVYRIASSVLVKLDETDLAWLAADRAMTVASTAGDPLLAATAAVPLGQTLRAVGHGRLAMSATIAAAHRLDPAGPADDGPPPRLSVYGTLLLQAALAAAECDDAAAVRELTGQAGDVADQIGDGHDHQWSGFGPTAVELARVAAAADLGEAEEAVRRHAALVRRPAWRGLPAEHRAAYLVDVARAALQSGDLVTAGRSLVDADRVASAEVRLRPSARTVVAEVARCAPSAAGVAGLAATLGLTR
- a CDS encoding TIM barrel protein, with amino-acid sequence MPATSPKIHSGMCSVTLRQQPASAVLDVAARAGLRRVEWGADVHVPPGDTRTATSVRDAGLDRGVGVASYGSYFRAGSDPDEDFPAVLASAVALGAPRIRIWAGTLGSAQASADERRAVVTATRAAAHLAADAGVTLAFEYHSGTLTDTAESTLRLLADVDHPAVRTYWQPPLDLPDAAAVDDLRQVMPWVDAVHVFSWWPGYQRLPLTARDRLWRDVLAELRGTGRDFDTLLEFVIDDDPDRVAIEAATLTRLITTDRRAG
- a CDS encoding heparinase II/III family protein, with the protein product MPAEPDPAAAAATAGPGPLARRWAALDPQLRTAALGRARQVYDIGGTGRAAWPHVDDVTERAIVAAAEADRGTAWPRLLLSDYARYWRDGVRTAYEQPAGGLRRRTATAALAAALHGQPYLDEAADGLLQLCEQTTWCWAAHEQFAADRRHVVPDVDRPYLDLGAAETVAVLAWADLILGATLDERTPGLRQRIRRETRARVIEPFLGSRDWHWLGLDGHLHNWNPWIHGHLLAAALFLVDDADIRTQVVDLVVDGLDRYLGSLPADGGCDEGYAYWWNGPARLAEALDLLDRVLDGRLDPWRWAPLPQLARYPHRMALGGGWYVNVGDGPARPSDAQPWQVLHRWGRATGDRQVIDFAASHRTLGEPAVTVAAGLGRAVRGLTDSRWFTQPPTAPPLPVTTWLPDLQLLVSRERAGSSAGLTVAVKGGHNDENHNHNDVGSYLVALDGCPVLVDLGQPTYTAISFTDRRYEQWVTRSQWHNLPVVGGHGQAAGRDFRASAVAVDTGADADALRLDLAGAYPPEAGCRSWRRQVRLDRRRSTVTVTERWRVDDPTGLRLHHVLAGEPLAHVAGRLAVRALAGGILMLTWEPQLGAGRLDRQPVDDPLLRDVWGDAVHRLVLTLPAQRTGSVTVTVSGGPE
- a CDS encoding DUF2264 domain-containing protein; its protein translation is MNADDQAAEEQIADDRRLSPYTGYTRAHWGAAADRMLLALRPYASPDHARIDLPGRPSAYGPDSDSLEAFARSFLLAAVRLRGEAGADPHGLADWYAAGLRAGTDPTSPTAWPRPDRLDQAKVEACSIALGLHLTRPWLWDRLDEATRQRTVDWLGSVVGQRYPPINWVWFQIVVETFLRSVGGPWSTEDIESGLRVHESLYRADGWYSDGPERSYDHYVGWALHVYPLLWADQAGELCPDGLRQAWRQRLAAFLDDAVRLIGADGSPLMQGRSLAYRFAAAAPLWVGAMTGATEVAPGVLRRAASGMLRHFHDHGAPDRRGLLPIGWHHEWPAMAQSYSGPGSPYWAAKGMLGLALPADHPVWTATEQPLPVERADLLVAVPTPGWLVTGTRRDGVVRVVNHGTDHSVPGDERADSPLYARLGYSTATMPPLTGATVGDPSDNSVAVVDATGRRSHRNGFVTVDCRLVDGVGWAVSRADAHWVDTDDDAGPDHGSGRRGRLRRGPVVTVASAVRGPTEVRLARVDSADGLDGGTGLEFSGWPVAGDVPPPARTGDDPPVSVVAGAAVTSRLVGLTGFEHALVRRERGTSPLGDQVAVPVLRTAAAPTPGRVYVAAVTLTGAGGDPADAAVPVVTVTAGGAGDSVDIRWPDGHASTLLLPAAPG
- a CDS encoding LacI family DNA-binding transcriptional regulator is translated as MPADRMFNLQRRERLLEELRRHGSVRVADLAPLLGVSELTVRRDIAALAESNLLTRVHGGATLPTQLGPAPRRPRVAPTRFTIGMVVPSLDYYWPQIVTGARSAAASLGVHIQLRGSSYDPTEDRRQITRLIDAQQVQGLLLAPSLDTDGTADMIAWIGNLPVPTILVERQAPRWTPTLRQLEWVRSDHALGLEMAVRHLHEHGHRRIGLVLSKGSPTSAHLAQGWALACADLGLPADLVIREAVALDSPGHRGIIGDVLRRCRREGVTALIVHGDPDAMSVAQYCAEQGVPIPDQLALVSYDDEVAHLAEPALSSVRPPKSQVGRVAVELMVARLVEGRRRPVQRVLITPELVIRDSSTPRPTR